In Neisseria brasiliensis, the following proteins share a genomic window:
- a CDS encoding LysR family transcriptional regulator: MNLNALRLFVAVVQDGSLSKTSEKLGVPIATISRQISELEKSLNIQLFDRFKSGVKPTMAGQRLYEQVYVSMDNLVNAEQVLFAEQGRLKGLLRISAPPDCTPVLAWIAAFQAQFPLIQVHCTMTDRVLDMTADGIDVAFRMGELHGDNFIAKKVLSVGAKWVAHPDLLAKFGTPQNLTELAALPVAGWARNGENTLKVMVGKQVHFVPYVFACNESSALEYMAIVGKAVCHLADYSANRLIAQHGLVEVLADVDFPRYDISMIYAAHRYPSSIVRAFVEFVGQQLEAV, from the coding sequence ATGAATCTCAATGCCCTACGTTTATTCGTTGCCGTTGTGCAAGACGGCAGCTTGTCGAAAACCTCAGAAAAATTAGGCGTACCAATTGCCACCATCAGCCGCCAAATCAGCGAGCTAGAAAAATCACTGAATATCCAATTGTTTGACCGCTTCAAATCAGGCGTGAAGCCGACCATGGCGGGGCAACGGCTGTATGAGCAGGTGTATGTCAGCATGGATAATTTGGTTAACGCCGAGCAAGTCTTGTTTGCCGAACAAGGCCGTCTGAAAGGTTTATTGCGCATTTCCGCCCCACCCGATTGCACGCCGGTGCTGGCTTGGATCGCGGCATTTCAAGCGCAGTTTCCGTTGATTCAAGTGCATTGCACCATGACTGACCGCGTGCTGGATATGACGGCAGACGGCATTGACGTGGCTTTCCGCATGGGCGAATTGCACGGCGACAATTTTATTGCCAAAAAAGTATTGTCAGTCGGCGCCAAGTGGGTGGCGCACCCAGATTTATTGGCCAAATTCGGTACACCGCAAAATTTGACCGAATTGGCCGCTTTGCCCGTAGCCGGTTGGGCGCGCAATGGCGAAAACACGCTTAAAGTGATGGTGGGCAAACAGGTGCATTTTGTGCCTTATGTGTTTGCCTGCAATGAAAGCTCAGCCTTGGAATATATGGCCATCGTGGGCAAAGCGGTATGCCATTTGGCGGATTATTCGGCCAATCGGTTGATCGCGCAGCATGGTTTGGTGGAAGTTTTGGCTGATGTGGATTTCCCGCGCTACGACATTTCGATGATTTACGCGGCGCACCGCTATCCTTCCAGCATTGTGCGGGCGTTTGTGGAATTTGTCGGGCAGCAGCTTGAGGCCGTCTGA
- a CDS encoding NAD(P)H-dependent oxidoreductase, with protein MFGITKEQVLDAFTFRSACRYYDPERKISDEDFNYLLKLARLSPSSVGSEPWKFLVIQNPELREKLKPFSWGMARQLDACSHLVVYLAKKNATYDSDFLRAGLEKRGLTDEQMAKSVAIYENFQKHDIEIYGSERALFDWTGKQTYIALANMMTGAALIGIDSCLVEGLDYKEVNRILVEEGLFDPEEWGVSVACTFGYRAKEITHKFRRPLDELVTWVK; from the coding sequence ATGTTTGGTATCACTAAAGAACAAGTATTAGACGCTTTCACCTTCCGCTCCGCCTGCCGCTATTACGATCCCGAGCGCAAAATCAGCGATGAAGATTTTAATTATCTGTTGAAGCTTGCTCGTTTGTCGCCAAGCTCGGTCGGCTCTGAACCGTGGAAATTTCTGGTGATTCAAAACCCCGAATTGCGTGAAAAACTCAAGCCCTTCAGCTGGGGCATGGCGCGACAATTGGATGCATGCAGCCATTTGGTGGTGTATTTGGCGAAGAAAAACGCCACTTATGATTCCGATTTCCTGCGCGCCGGTTTGGAAAAACGCGGCCTGACCGATGAGCAAATGGCCAAAAGCGTGGCCATTTATGAAAATTTCCAAAAACACGACATTGAAATCTACGGCAGCGAACGCGCCCTGTTTGACTGGACCGGCAAACAAACCTACATCGCCTTGGCCAATATGATGACCGGCGCGGCCTTAATCGGCATTGATTCTTGTCTGGTAGAAGGCTTGGATTATAAGGAAGTCAACCGTATTTTGGTTGAAGAAGGCCTGTTTGATCCCGAAGAATGGGGCGTTTCCGTGGCGTGTACATTTGGCTACCGCGCCAAAGAGATTACCCACAAATTCCGCCGTCCGCTCGATGAATTGGTGACTTGGGTGAAATAA
- a CDS encoding pirin family protein → MRTIRQIYQAPPKHWVGDGFHVSPLFSHMDEVSKQTSPFLMLDYGVPTEFSPNFGAPRGVGSHPHAGFETVTVALQGEVAHRDSSGGGGIIREGDVQWMTAGHGIVHEEFHSKDFSERGGVLEELQFWVNLPREFKEVAPEYQALPKEKIPVVPQDDAKVNVIAGELNGVKGAARTFSEINLWTIDLPAQGCAEFDLPANHNVMLVSLRGNVSVNGRMVKPTELVTFEIESGKITLQAQDEDVKLALFGGVPIDEPVVGYGPFVMNTREGILEKIRAFKAGEFGLLD, encoded by the coding sequence ATGCGCACCATTCGACAAATCTACCAAGCGCCGCCGAAACATTGGGTGGGCGATGGTTTTCACGTGTCGCCGCTGTTTTCCCACATGGACGAAGTCAGCAAACAGACCAGCCCGTTTCTTATGCTCGATTACGGCGTGCCCACCGAATTTTCTCCCAACTTCGGTGCACCGCGCGGCGTGGGCAGCCATCCGCATGCCGGTTTTGAAACCGTCACCGTCGCGCTGCAAGGCGAAGTGGCACACCGCGACAGCTCGGGCGGCGGCGGCATTATCCGCGAAGGCGATGTGCAATGGATGACCGCCGGCCACGGTATTGTGCACGAAGAATTTCACAGCAAAGATTTCAGCGAACGCGGCGGTGTGCTGGAAGAATTGCAGTTTTGGGTCAACCTGCCGCGCGAGTTTAAAGAAGTTGCCCCCGAATACCAAGCCTTACCTAAGGAAAAGATTCCGGTGGTACCGCAAGACGATGCCAAAGTGAACGTGATTGCGGGCGAACTCAACGGCGTAAAAGGCGCGGCGCGTACGTTCAGCGAAATCAATTTATGGACGATTGACCTGCCCGCCCAAGGCTGTGCCGAATTTGACTTACCCGCCAATCACAACGTGATGCTGGTAAGCTTGCGTGGCAATGTGTCGGTGAATGGGCGCATGGTTAAGCCGACCGAATTGGTGACATTTGAAATCGAAAGCGGCAAAATCACTTTGCAGGCACAAGACGAAGATGTGAAGCTGGCCTTATTCGGTGGTGTGCCGATTGATGAGCCGGTGGTCGGCTACGGCCCGTTTGTGATGAACACGCGCGAAGGAATCTTGGAAAAAATCCGCGCGTTTAAAGCCGGTGAATTTGGTTTGCTTGATTAG
- a CDS encoding YiiD C-terminal domain-containing protein translates to MTSQLLQAFLHTHIPATAALQIQVQEADREHVVLTMPHIPNRNHKNTAFGGSIALGATTCGWALVHSHLPEAAGNIVIQQGETQYLRPARGDLTIQTRPVAAESWQHMNDMFAKRGKSKVVLEIDVFSEGELAAVFVGKFVALKD, encoded by the coding sequence ATGACATCACAATTATTACAAGCATTTTTGCACACCCACATCCCCGCCACCGCCGCGCTTCAGATTCAAGTGCAGGAAGCCGATCGCGAACATGTCGTCCTCACCATGCCACACATCCCCAACCGCAACCATAAAAACACCGCATTCGGCGGCTCCATCGCCTTAGGTGCGACCACCTGCGGCTGGGCATTGGTACACAGCCATCTGCCCGAAGCGGCCGGTAATATCGTGATTCAACAAGGCGAAACCCAATACCTGCGCCCTGCCCGCGGCGATTTAACCATCCAAACCCGCCCCGTTGCCGCCGAAAGCTGGCAGCACATGAATGATATGTTTGCCAAACGCGGCAAAAGCAAAGTGGTATTGGAAATTGACGTATTCTCAGAAGGCGAGCTGGCTGCGGTGTTTGTCGGTAAATTTGTGGCGTTGAAGGATTAA
- a CDS encoding DUF4189 domain-containing protein — translation MKKILSALLLSSLAATAAAADTYGYLAFWQNPSDSSDVLHIKTTRENLNQLDASNELAAYCRGQDALAGVQKDQATGCQSVMPLQNTCVAVAYPRAHNRMTTENVVVISSPLFKNIHQTAITQCSKKFGTEGQCAIEASYCTSSDYYGGAMKTLWSRIKSL, via the coding sequence ATGAAGAAAATTCTCTCAGCATTGCTATTGAGCAGCTTGGCTGCTACTGCTGCGGCAGCCGATACCTACGGCTATTTGGCTTTTTGGCAAAATCCAAGCGACAGCAGCGATGTGTTGCATATCAAAACCACACGCGAAAACCTGAACCAGCTTGATGCCAGCAACGAATTGGCTGCTTATTGTCGTGGACAGGATGCGTTGGCCGGTGTCCAAAAAGATCAAGCTACCGGCTGCCAATCGGTGATGCCTTTGCAAAATACCTGTGTTGCCGTGGCTTATCCGCGTGCGCATAACCGCATGACCACCGAGAATGTGGTGGTCATCAGTTCGCCTTTGTTTAAAAACATCCACCAAACAGCGATTACCCAATGCAGCAAGAAATTCGGCACCGAAGGGCAATGCGCTATTGAAGCTTCATATTGCACGTCAAGCGATTATTACGGCGGTGCGATGAAAACTTTATGGAGCAGAATCAAGTCTTTGTAA
- a CDS encoding DUF4189 domain-containing protein: protein MTKTTAENASAEEAKAELDAFCQAQDRLWNVNTQTASGCRSVTALNNSCAAAAWPRAQGLLKHENVVVAQNPAFSKVAAQALQQCRLKYGSEGECALETVFCTSSDAYAKKGRLAEMLHKFKLK, encoded by the coding sequence GTGACCAAAACCACTGCGGAGAATGCAAGCGCGGAAGAAGCAAAAGCAGAATTAGATGCATTTTGCCAAGCGCAAGACCGTTTGTGGAATGTGAATACGCAAACAGCAAGCGGTTGCCGGAGCGTGACCGCATTGAATAACTCTTGTGCGGCAGCAGCATGGCCGCGTGCGCAAGGATTATTGAAACATGAAAATGTAGTGGTGGCGCAAAATCCGGCGTTTAGTAAGGTGGCGGCACAGGCTTTGCAACAATGCCGTCTGAAATACGGCAGCGAAGGCGAATGTGCGCTTGAAACCGTATTTTGCACATCTTCAGATGCTTATGCTAAGAAAGGGCGCTTGGCTGAAATGTTGCATAAATTCAAGTTAAAATAA
- the clpA gene encoding ATP-dependent Clp protease ATP-binding subunit ClpA, whose product MLSSELERILQVLYTEARGEHYEFISLEHLLLVLIDENEAVRNTLAECGADLKLLSDQLTDSVTENTPQIPEHLLDNTETQPTLGFQRVIQRAMVHTQSAGKSEVSPLDLLVALMSESDSHAVYFLKLQSVSRFEILRSIAHGGLNAAAQESLDGQDAEAGEQGEEKGNPLAKYCVNLNDEVNAGRIDPLIGRKHEMERLVQILCRRRKNNPLLVGEAGVGKTALAEGLAHQIVNGNVPETLQNAVVYSLDMGALLAGTKYRGDFEARVKAVLKQLEKVEHAILFIDEIHTIIGAGSTSGGTMDASNLLKPALAKGLLRCIGATTYDEYRTIFDKDHALSRRFQKIDIVEPTVDETVQILRGLKPMFESFHQVRYTQGALEAAAELSARYINERFLPDKAIDVMDEAGAAQRILPKSKQKKVIGKAQIESVIAKVARIPEKTVSHDDKQVLQFLARDLKNMVYGQDDAIEALVAAVKMSRSGLGLPDKPIGSFLFSGPTGVGKTEVARQLAFSLGVPLQRFDMSEYMERHAVSRLIGAPPGYVGFDQGGLLTEAVNKQPHCVLLLDEIEKAHPDIFNVLLQVMDAGRLTDNNGKSADFRNVILIMTTNAGAESLSRPTFGFTSKRERGDEMQAINKMFTPEFRNRLDAIIPFAPLSEPIIIKVVDKFLLQLEHQLLDKKVEAEFTPALRRYLAEKGFDPQMGARPMHRLIQEKIRKALADELLFGKLADGGYVKIDWNREKGEVVLKFQKGAAKKKTQEAV is encoded by the coding sequence ATGCTGTCATCAGAATTAGAACGCATTTTGCAAGTGCTTTATACCGAAGCACGCGGCGAACACTATGAATTCATCAGCCTAGAGCATTTATTGCTGGTGTTGATTGATGAAAACGAAGCTGTCAGAAACACGCTGGCCGAGTGTGGCGCCGATTTAAAATTATTGTCCGACCAGCTCACCGACAGTGTGACCGAAAACACGCCGCAGATTCCCGAGCATTTGTTGGACAACACCGAAACGCAACCGACTTTAGGCTTTCAGCGCGTGATCCAACGTGCCATGGTGCACACCCAATCGGCAGGCAAAAGCGAAGTTTCGCCGCTGGACTTGCTGGTGGCGCTCATGAGCGAGAGCGACAGCCATGCCGTGTATTTCCTGAAACTGCAATCCGTGAGCCGTTTTGAAATTTTGCGCAGCATTGCGCATGGCGGTTTGAATGCCGCCGCGCAAGAATCTTTAGACGGCCAAGATGCCGAAGCAGGCGAGCAGGGAGAAGAAAAAGGTAATCCGTTGGCCAAATACTGCGTGAATTTGAATGACGAAGTGAATGCCGGCCGCATCGATCCGCTCATCGGCCGCAAACATGAAATGGAACGCTTGGTGCAGATTTTGTGCCGCCGCCGCAAAAACAATCCTTTGCTGGTGGGCGAAGCCGGTGTCGGCAAAACCGCCTTGGCAGAAGGTTTGGCGCATCAGATTGTCAACGGCAACGTGCCGGAAACGCTGCAAAATGCCGTGGTGTATTCACTGGACATGGGCGCATTGCTGGCCGGTACCAAATACCGCGGCGACTTTGAAGCGCGCGTGAAAGCCGTGTTAAAACAATTGGAAAAAGTTGAACACGCCATTTTGTTTATCGATGAAATTCACACCATTATCGGCGCGGGCAGCACCAGCGGCGGTACGATGGATGCGTCCAACCTGCTCAAACCGGCATTGGCCAAAGGCCTGTTGCGTTGCATTGGTGCGACCACTTACGACGAATACCGTACCATTTTCGACAAAGACCATGCCTTGAGCCGCCGTTTCCAAAAAATCGATATTGTCGAGCCGACCGTGGACGAAACCGTGCAAATCCTGCGCGGCTTGAAACCGATGTTTGAAAGCTTCCACCAAGTGCGCTACACCCAAGGCGCGTTGGAAGCCGCTGCCGAGCTTTCCGCACGCTACATCAACGAGCGTTTTCTGCCGGACAAAGCCATCGATGTGATGGACGAAGCCGGTGCGGCGCAACGTATTCTGCCGAAATCCAAGCAGAAAAAAGTCATCGGCAAAGCGCAAATTGAATCGGTGATTGCCAAAGTTGCCCGCATTCCGGAGAAAACGGTGTCGCATGATGACAAACAAGTGCTGCAATTCTTGGCGCGTGATTTGAAAAACATGGTTTACGGCCAAGACGATGCCATCGAAGCCTTGGTCGCTGCCGTGAAAATGTCGCGCTCCGGTTTGGGCTTGCCTGACAAACCGATTGGCAGCTTCCTGTTTTCCGGCCCGACAGGTGTGGGCAAAACCGAAGTCGCCCGTCAATTGGCCTTCTCGCTGGGTGTGCCGCTGCAACGCTTTGATATGTCGGAATACATGGAACGCCATGCCGTGTCGCGCTTAATCGGTGCGCCGCCGGGCTATGTCGGCTTTGATCAAGGCGGCTTGCTGACTGAAGCCGTGAATAAGCAACCGCATTGCGTGCTGCTGTTGGACGAAATTGAAAAAGCGCATCCCGATATTTTCAACGTGTTGCTGCAAGTGATGGACGCCGGTCGCTTGACCGACAACAACGGCAAAAGCGCCGATTTCCGCAACGTCATTCTGATTATGACCACCAATGCCGGTGCCGAAAGCTTGAGCCGTCCGACCTTCGGCTTTACCAGCAAACGTGAGCGTGGTGATGAAATGCAGGCCATCAACAAGATGTTTACGCCTGAATTCCGCAACCGCTTGGATGCGATTATTCCATTTGCGCCGTTGTCTGAACCGATTATCATCAAAGTGGTGGACAAATTCCTGCTGCAATTGGAGCATCAGCTGCTCGACAAAAAGGTCGAAGCCGAATTCACACCGGCATTGCGCCGATACTTGGCTGAAAAAGGATTTGATCCGCAAATGGGCGCGCGCCCGATGCACCGCCTGATTCAGGAAAAAATCCGCAAAGCCTTGGCTGATGAGTTGCTATTTGGCAAATTGGCAGATGGCGGCTACGTCAAAATCGACTGGAACCGCGAGAAAGGTGAAGTAGTGTTGAAGTTTCAAAAAGGTGCAGCCAAGAAAAAAACGCAAGAGGCCGTCTGA